GGGGGACCCTGGCCGGGCACGCGCTGTCCCGGGAGGACCCGGTGCTCGCCGTCACCTTCGGCATCCTCCACCTCGGTGCCGCTGCCGCGTGGACAGGCCCCTTGCTGGTGGTGCTGCTCGTCGCCCGCACACCTGCATGGCGAGGCCTGGACGCAGAGGAACGCACCGCCCAGCTGCGCGCGTCGCTGCGACGGATGGTCCCCGTCGCCGGCTGGTCGCTGGCGGTGGTCGGGGCCACGGGCCTGCTGCTGGCCGCCCGCGCGTGGTCCGGTATCCAGGGCGGGGTGCTGGCCGTCCTGGTGGTCAAGGCGCTGGTCGTGCTCGCCGTTGCCGTGCCGCTCGGGATCTGGCACCACCGGACGCGGGAGGGGTGGGTCGACGTGCCCCGCACCGCGCGGGTCGAGGCGCTGGGGCTGGTCGTCGCCCTCGTGCTGGGTGCGGTCCTCGTCGGGTGGGACCCCGGGTGGAGCCAGGGGACCGGCGGGCTGGACCCGGCGGTCGCGGCCGTGCTGGACGGGACCGCCGACGACCCGACGCTCTGCATGGACCTCGAGGTCGGCCGGGCCGCCTGCTACCGCTCCACCCTGTCGACCGTCCTCGCGACCCAGGGGCCGCAGGCGGCCATCGATGCCGCCGTTGCCGCGCAGGCCGTCGACAGCTACGTCGCGGAGAACTGCCATCAGGTCGTGCACGACATCGGCAACGACGCGGCCGAGCAGATCGACGACATGGCCGACGCCCTGGCGGTCGACGGCTCGGCCTGCTGGTCGGGCTACTTCCACGGCTTCATCGAGGCACGCCTGGCCGAGATCGACGACGACGCGCTGTCGGACCGGCTGCCCACTTTCTGCGACGGGGCCGCGGATCCCCAGTACTCCTTCACGCACTACAACTGCCTCCACGGGCTGGGCCACGGGCTGATGCTGCGGGTCGACGCGGACCTGTTCGAGGCCCTGCCGCTGTGCCGTGACCTCGAGGAGTTCTGGCTGGTCCGTTCCTGCGCCAGCGGGGCGTTCATGGAGAACGTCATGGCCGCCCAGCAGGGCCTGCAGACCCCCGGCGTCCCCACCGACGACCTCCGCTACCCCTGCACCGACGTCGACGCGGACCTGTCGGAGGACTGCTGGATGATGCAGACGTCCATGATCATCTGGCGGCTCGGAGGT
The nucleotide sequence above comes from Euzebya pacifica. Encoded proteins:
- a CDS encoding copper resistance protein CopC, which encodes MVRSPESTGRVGRFVLALVMAALGLALLAGPASAHTSLVASSPASGERLAYSPDEIVLTFATAVDPRTVTAELRSADGEVVAVEPLSGETGDTTVVAFAVPRLPHAVYGLAWQSVGDDGHRVLGEVLFGVGTEVGGTTSVAGGATPMARALDSAGLALRIAWYVVLALLAGVAVVGRAGVAGDVARRRIGGLLLLGAVVALGRGGVALAILLEAGAGDLAWTSRGTVGFAAVGVLLGLLAVAASRRTAGPEARSTPTPALVGLLVAVIGGTLAGHALSREDPVLAVTFGILHLGAAAAWTGPLLVVLLVARTPAWRGLDAEERTAQLRASLRRMVPVAGWSLAVVGATGLLLAARAWSGIQGGVLAVLVVKALVVLAVAVPLGIWHHRTREGWVDVPRTARVEALGLVVALVLGAVLVGWDPGWSQGTGGLDPAVAAVLDGTADDPTLCMDLEVGRAACYRSTLSTVLATQGPQAAIDAAVAAQAVDSYVAENCHQVVHDIGNDAAEQIDDMADALAVDGSACWSGYFHGFIEARLAEIDDDALSDRLPTFCDGAADPQYSFTHYNCLHGLGHGLMLRVDADLFEALPLCRDLEEFWLVRSCASGAFMENVMAAQQGLQTPGVPTDDLRYPCTDVDADLSEDCWMMQTSMIIWRLGGDLPGAFEWCDSVDGLDRTACYRSMGRDISSIAALDPDGVIQRCSMGSADAAHWCIDGAASNAVYETSARESADALCAAVQEDWTAACEVSRDQALSTVALG